In a single window of the Pseudogemmatithrix spongiicola genome:
- a CDS encoding type II restriction endonuclease, producing the protein MDMLSTLLSRWHDDPGGSYRRWFLWEERLKNFRGIRKGIAVVVDAIRADRLGRQYRDSALETVVRSVAEQRPVFRGADHAFLWKPKLRIPDIYENRANQLAFADFLDACSCCDTEPEVLRAIHQLDARRIKGLGPAAANLLYFLHPTIAPPFNTAIAKGYARLTGVRVPLGRWPAYLAMRRGMLDLTARYRSWLSNDLGAVASFLFDVGSDRYPAPPLDDEAGANAQLVWRQALETALLASTEAAVADRDDDLTHTEVQGWLRDLGHALGFSVWIASNDQGRPVSGGRLGDGCLTELPSGLREGAGADAIRLIDVLWLDATTQQVSAAFEVEHTTSIYSGIVRLLDLALGAGAGTAHGLYLVAPDDREADVRTQLARPAFSQIGELAVRFISYGALAKHRENMARFGSGSKAIEAIAKSL; encoded by the coding sequence ATGGATATGCTATCGACGCTACTTTCGCGGTGGCACGATGACCCTGGGGGATCCTACCGCCGCTGGTTTCTCTGGGAGGAGCGCCTCAAGAACTTCCGCGGCATCAGAAAAGGCATCGCAGTGGTCGTCGATGCCATCCGGGCGGACCGGCTTGGACGGCAGTATCGCGATTCCGCCCTCGAGACGGTCGTGAGGTCAGTGGCGGAGCAGCGACCGGTCTTCAGGGGCGCAGACCATGCGTTCCTCTGGAAGCCAAAGTTGCGGATACCTGACATCTACGAAAATCGCGCGAATCAGCTCGCGTTCGCGGACTTTCTCGACGCGTGCAGCTGCTGTGACACCGAGCCGGAGGTTTTGCGCGCCATACATCAGCTCGACGCGCGGCGCATAAAGGGACTGGGTCCCGCCGCGGCGAATCTGCTGTACTTCCTGCACCCTACTATCGCTCCGCCCTTCAACACCGCGATTGCTAAGGGGTACGCGCGACTGACCGGCGTCCGCGTTCCACTCGGCCGTTGGCCCGCCTATCTCGCGATGCGCCGCGGTATGCTCGACCTCACGGCGCGCTACCGGAGCTGGTTGTCGAACGATCTTGGCGCGGTCGCGAGCTTTCTGTTCGACGTGGGGAGCGACCGCTACCCCGCACCGCCGCTCGATGACGAGGCGGGTGCCAATGCGCAGCTGGTTTGGCGGCAAGCCCTCGAGACGGCGCTGCTCGCCTCTACCGAGGCGGCGGTAGCCGATCGCGACGACGATCTCACGCACACGGAGGTACAAGGTTGGCTTCGGGATTTGGGACACGCCCTCGGCTTCTCGGTCTGGATCGCGAGCAATGACCAGGGGCGTCCAGTTTCAGGTGGTCGGCTCGGCGACGGCTGTCTCACGGAACTCCCGTCAGGGCTTCGCGAGGGGGCCGGAGCCGACGCCATTCGACTAATCGACGTGCTCTGGCTGGACGCCACAACCCAACAAGTGAGTGCCGCATTCGAAGTCGAGCACACCACGTCAATCTACAGTGGGATCGTGCGATTGCTTGACTTGGCGCTGGGCGCCGGCGCGGGCACGGCCCACGGTCTGTACCTTGTGGCGCCGGATGATCGCGAGGCCGACGTACGCACCCAGTTGGCACGCCCGGCGTTCTCGCAGATCGGGGAACTTGCCGTCAGGTTCATCTCGTACGGGGCCCTCGCCAAGCATCGAGAGAACATGGCTCGATTCGGCAGCGGTTCCAAGGCCATCGAGGCGATCGCGAAGTCACTATAG
- a CDS encoding class I SAM-dependent methyltransferase translates to MISTGTEGGKREGSTYVPALGLRVLTPLYDRAVALTTRERRFRGALIAQAVTRPELDILDLGCGTGSLTIGIKRREPSTRIVGVDGDPEVLRIATRKAAAAEVLLAFDCALAHELPYAGASFDRVVSSLFFHHLTWQSKQQAAAEAYRVLRPGGELHVADWGRPSGPTMRALFLIVQALDGVATTRDNVAGRLPELFVAAGFEQVVQEGHVDTSLGTIALYRARRPE, encoded by the coding sequence TTGATCTCGACGGGAACGGAAGGAGGAAAGCGCGAGGGTTCGACGTATGTTCCGGCGCTGGGCCTGCGGGTCCTGACGCCGCTGTACGACCGTGCTGTCGCATTGACGACGCGCGAGCGCCGCTTCCGCGGCGCGCTGATTGCGCAGGCCGTGACGCGACCGGAGCTGGACATCCTTGATCTCGGCTGCGGCACGGGCTCGTTGACGATTGGAATCAAGCGAAGGGAGCCGAGCACTCGCATCGTCGGCGTGGATGGCGATCCCGAGGTCCTCCGGATCGCCACGCGCAAAGCCGCCGCGGCCGAGGTCTTGCTCGCGTTCGACTGCGCACTCGCACACGAGCTGCCGTATGCAGGTGCGTCGTTCGATCGGGTTGTCTCGAGCTTATTCTTCCACCATCTCACCTGGCAGAGCAAGCAGCAGGCAGCGGCGGAAGCGTACCGCGTGTTGCGCCCCGGGGGCGAGTTGCACGTGGCCGACTGGGGGCGCCCGAGCGGTCCCACGATGCGTGCACTGTTTCTCATCGTCCAGGCGCTGGATGGTGTGGCGACCACGCGCGACAACGTCGCGGGTCGGTTGCCGGAGCTGTTCGTGGCGGCTGGATTCGAGCAGGTCGTTCAAGAGGGACACGTGGACACGTCGTTGGGGACAATCGCGCTCTACAGAGCTCGGCGGCCCGAGTAG
- a CDS encoding TonB-dependent receptor: MRSLVRRPGSSLLRTLVAIACFAGTSATSLSAQQSPVAATVRGQVRSATGAPVPRATVELLNAGGRAERSVRADDDGRYSLPLAAAGRIQLRATSIGYLPSVMTVDVVNGTDPSVNFVLTAVPSTLAQMVISANRTGQELAKVPASVSLVSQEVIQGVGRRNTSIEEALRTVPGLVVRDQLGGASRATIAIRGAGSSNSFGVRSIRLMIDGIPKNNAGGSGQDLANLDMSSISGIEVLRGPASTLYGNQAGGVVSMTSETGGPDRRQLQVLAGSFGFARVHAKATGEAFDGNVSYLVSAWRTQQDGYRDNSNFDQTGFSSKFVYRPDAKSTVTGVMSYDNLGQDVPGGLTIDEMRATPRIADSTSFTRVGGVRLNNFGRFDEFRFGLNVARSLSETEQIETQIFYVPRAIHEAPALTQFLQQSFLNRGITMRLLSTRRLGSMGSRFTTGVDLHDTPIQTTTTGRPGTAAAGTAISAFDEQATSVGVYVLEELELGPAVTLTAGARYDNIRFKQQNKMRAAQTEPRTFTRVTPKLGLTYRISQTLSAYANFSESFESPVIGQLRNSPRTDGEFVTNQVVKPLSIRTFEVGTRGVAGRGSFELAVFSQRVSDQAVNVNFVRPAPATGQFGALVNAAEVKQQGIEAGAKYELTGSLTLAGTYTYSDFTYARYVAGANNFGGNELPGIPKHNGFLELRYQGARGLSGGIEVQSVGKFFLNDANTAENPAYRLVNLRAAWTRRVGRTDVAPFVAVNNLFSEKYSSQPQINAGAGRFFNPLPGVNYVAGIRLNW; this comes from the coding sequence ATGCGCTCTCTCGTCAGACGTCCCGGTTCGAGCTTGTTGCGTACGCTCGTAGCAATCGCCTGTTTCGCCGGCACGTCGGCTACATCTCTCTCAGCGCAGCAGTCGCCGGTCGCCGCCACCGTGCGAGGTCAGGTACGGTCCGCCACGGGTGCCCCAGTGCCGCGCGCGACCGTGGAGTTGCTCAACGCGGGGGGGCGGGCGGAGCGATCGGTACGCGCTGACGACGATGGTCGATACAGCCTTCCCCTCGCGGCGGCCGGCCGCATCCAGCTTCGGGCAACGTCGATCGGATATCTCCCGAGCGTAATGACCGTTGACGTCGTGAACGGCACAGACCCCTCCGTGAACTTCGTGCTTACGGCAGTACCCTCGACGCTCGCGCAGATGGTCATCTCTGCCAACCGCACCGGTCAGGAACTGGCGAAAGTCCCGGCGTCCGTCAGCCTGGTCTCGCAGGAAGTCATTCAGGGCGTTGGCCGACGCAACACGAGCATTGAGGAGGCGTTGCGCACGGTGCCAGGCCTTGTCGTCCGTGACCAACTGGGTGGCGCTTCTCGCGCCACCATCGCCATCCGAGGCGCCGGTTCATCGAACTCGTTCGGTGTCCGCAGCATCCGGTTGATGATTGACGGCATTCCGAAGAACAACGCCGGCGGCTCGGGACAGGATCTCGCGAACCTCGACATGTCGTCGATTTCAGGTATCGAGGTACTGCGTGGTCCGGCGTCCACGCTGTACGGCAACCAAGCGGGTGGCGTCGTCTCGATGACCAGCGAGACCGGTGGGCCGGACCGTCGTCAGCTGCAAGTGCTCGCTGGGAGCTTCGGCTTCGCCAGGGTGCACGCCAAGGCCACGGGCGAGGCGTTCGACGGGAACGTGAGCTATCTCGTGAGCGCCTGGCGCACGCAGCAGGACGGCTACCGCGACAACTCCAACTTCGACCAGACGGGATTCTCGTCAAAGTTTGTGTACCGACCCGACGCGAAAAGTACGGTGACTGGTGTGATGTCGTACGACAACCTCGGGCAGGATGTCCCTGGAGGGCTCACGATCGATGAGATGCGTGCGACCCCGCGGATTGCAGACTCGACGTCGTTTACCCGCGTGGGCGGTGTGCGTCTCAACAACTTCGGGCGCTTCGATGAATTCCGGTTCGGGCTCAACGTGGCACGCTCGCTCAGCGAAACGGAACAGATTGAGACGCAGATTTTTTACGTGCCGCGCGCCATCCACGAAGCCCCCGCGTTGACTCAGTTCCTTCAGCAGAGCTTTTTGAATCGAGGCATCACCATGCGTTTGCTGTCCACGCGACGGCTTGGCTCGATGGGGAGCCGCTTCACCACCGGCGTAGACCTCCACGACACACCGATCCAGACGACGACGACGGGGCGTCCGGGGACCGCCGCTGCGGGCACTGCGATTTCCGCCTTTGACGAGCAGGCGACAAGTGTCGGCGTCTATGTGCTGGAGGAGCTCGAACTGGGCCCTGCGGTGACGCTCACCGCGGGTGCACGCTACGACAACATTCGCTTCAAGCAGCAGAACAAGATGCGGGCGGCCCAGACGGAGCCACGCACGTTCACGCGGGTAACCCCGAAGCTAGGATTGACCTATCGCATCAGCCAGACGCTCTCGGCGTACGCGAACTTCAGCGAGTCCTTCGAATCACCGGTCATTGGCCAGCTGCGCAATTCACCGCGGACAGACGGAGAGTTCGTGACGAATCAGGTCGTCAAGCCGTTGTCGATTCGGACATTCGAGGTGGGAACGCGCGGAGTCGCTGGGCGCGGTTCCTTCGAGCTCGCGGTGTTTAGCCAGCGGGTGAGTGACCAAGCCGTCAACGTGAATTTTGTTCGACCGGCACCCGCCACGGGTCAGTTCGGCGCGCTGGTGAATGCGGCAGAAGTCAAGCAGCAGGGCATCGAGGCCGGCGCGAAGTATGAGCTGACGGGCTCGCTCACCCTCGCCGGCACGTATACCTACTCGGACTTCACCTACGCTCGTTACGTGGCCGGGGCTAACAACTTCGGTGGCAATGAGCTGCCCGGAATTCCGAAGCACAACGGATTTCTCGAACTGCGCTATCAGGGCGCGCGAGGCCTCTCCGGGGGCATCGAGGTTCAGTCAGTCGGGAAGTTCTTCCTCAATGATGCCAACACCGCGGAGAATCCCGCGTATCGTCTCGTGAACCTGCGTGCCGCGTGGACGCGCCGGGTCGGGCGGACGGACGTCGCGCCGTTTGTGGCGGTGAACAACCTGTTCTCCGAGAAGTACTCCTCGCAGCCACAAATCAACGCGGGCGCCGGACGGTTCTTCAACCCGTTGCCCGGCGTGAACTACGTGGCGGGGATTCGGTTAAACTGGTAG
- a CDS encoding TonB-dependent receptor yields the protein MRRALLLFATVLLAPIAATTGSAATLAGKVHGIVTDSAGVALPNATVIVAELGRATTTDAEGKFTIRGVPVGDYHLSVMLLGYAPGHLVVRVPAEDSEVLATIRLTATPLRLTAMVVAASPTGTESDRLTQAALELSGRSLSRALGSSVAASLAGEPGVSQRYSGPVATMPVIRGLTGDRILILQDGERAGDLASSAADHGISVDPLAAQRLEVVRGPATLLYGNSALGGVVNVVSNDIPTAVPGHFEGYVATQGETVTPGGAFSAGGTMAVGDRSAVSVRAGLRELGGLRTGGGTTLSGTDSRALNATVGYGLIGERANAGLALRVYDFEYGIPSAPGDPRAGVRLNGRRVGLSGKGGVQLRSRRISYLRVEGTVQDFAQDEIEPGGEVGTSFSLKTQTLNAQATTGFGRVKGALGVQGLFKQYAASGEEALTPGANSVGLGIFLFQEIALSRLRDHDSGTQLQIGARWDRYAISSDAGNAKCGPAQTSAFNNFSGSLGASVRLSDAFSLSGSLASAFRAPTVEELHSNGVHAANGSYDVGNPSLRAERSLGAELIARLRSGRVSAQVAAYSNAISNYVTTDFLSDTIVDGTPMPLARFVQANASLRGVEGSIETRVGEAWVASLSGDLVRGALADGGGPLPFLPPARIGGGLRWELARRFVATDIRHGFKQDRVTGGVDAATAAYTLVNVSAGQQWLVGNVLHRMTLRVDNLADARYFDAASRIKRFAANPGRNVSLIYQLQF from the coding sequence ATGCGACGCGCACTCCTGTTGTTCGCCACCGTCCTCCTCGCTCCAATCGCCGCAACGACTGGCTCGGCCGCCACGCTGGCGGGCAAGGTCCACGGGATTGTCACCGATTCCGCTGGCGTCGCGCTTCCCAATGCTACGGTGATCGTCGCTGAGCTCGGCCGCGCTACGACGACCGATGCTGAAGGGAAGTTCACCATTCGTGGAGTCCCGGTCGGCGATTATCATCTGAGTGTCATGCTCCTCGGATACGCGCCGGGACATCTGGTGGTGCGCGTGCCGGCCGAGGATTCTGAGGTGCTCGCGACGATTCGCCTCACCGCCACCCCCCTGCGGCTCACGGCGATGGTCGTAGCGGCATCACCCACCGGGACCGAGTCGGACCGTCTCACGCAGGCGGCGCTGGAACTCTCGGGGCGTTCGCTGTCGCGTGCGCTCGGCTCCTCGGTGGCCGCGTCCCTGGCCGGAGAACCCGGTGTGAGTCAGCGCTATTCAGGACCAGTAGCGACGATGCCGGTCATTCGCGGACTCACTGGCGACCGGATCCTCATTCTTCAGGATGGTGAGCGAGCGGGCGACCTCGCGTCTTCGGCTGCGGACCACGGCATCTCTGTAGACCCGCTCGCGGCGCAGCGGTTGGAGGTGGTGCGCGGACCGGCCACACTGCTATACGGCAACAGCGCGCTGGGCGGGGTCGTAAATGTGGTATCGAATGACATTCCGACTGCGGTGCCCGGGCACTTCGAAGGATATGTCGCGACTCAGGGCGAGACAGTCACGCCCGGAGGCGCGTTCAGCGCCGGAGGCACGATGGCCGTCGGCGACCGCAGCGCAGTCTCGGTGCGCGCCGGATTGCGAGAGCTTGGAGGCCTGCGCACCGGGGGTGGCACCACGCTCTCAGGCACCGACTCGCGCGCGCTCAACGCTACGGTCGGATACGGGCTGATCGGCGAGCGGGCGAACGCGGGACTCGCGCTGCGCGTCTACGACTTCGAATACGGGATCCCGTCTGCGCCGGGAGACCCGCGGGCCGGGGTGCGGCTCAATGGTCGGCGCGTCGGCCTGAGCGGCAAGGGGGGCGTGCAGCTACGCTCACGCCGTATTTCGTACCTTCGTGTGGAGGGGACGGTCCAAGACTTCGCGCAGGATGAGATTGAGCCCGGCGGCGAGGTGGGGACCAGCTTCTCCCTTAAGACTCAGACGCTGAACGCGCAGGCGACGACCGGGTTCGGGCGGGTAAAGGGCGCGCTCGGAGTACAAGGGCTCTTTAAGCAGTACGCGGCGAGCGGAGAGGAGGCTCTTACCCCCGGCGCCAACTCAGTCGGTCTCGGGATCTTCTTGTTCCAAGAGATTGCCCTGTCCCGCCTGCGGGATCACGACTCGGGCACGCAGTTGCAGATTGGGGCGCGATGGGACCGGTACGCAATTTCATCTGACGCGGGGAACGCAAAATGCGGTCCGGCGCAGACGAGCGCTTTCAATAACTTCTCCGGTTCGCTCGGTGCCAGTGTTCGGCTCTCTGACGCATTCAGTCTCAGCGGCTCCCTTGCCAGCGCGTTTCGCGCGCCGACTGTTGAGGAGTTGCACTCCAACGGGGTGCACGCCGCGAATGGGAGCTACGACGTGGGCAACCCATCGCTGCGTGCCGAGCGAAGTCTGGGTGCGGAACTCATTGCGCGCCTGAGGAGCGGGCGCGTGAGCGCGCAGGTCGCCGCGTACAGCAACGCAATCAGCAATTACGTCACAACGGACTTTCTGTCGGACACGATTGTGGATGGCACGCCGATGCCGCTCGCGCGCTTCGTGCAGGCCAACGCGTCGTTGCGCGGCGTGGAGGGCAGCATCGAAACGCGGGTAGGCGAGGCGTGGGTCGCGAGTCTTTCGGGTGACTTGGTGCGAGGGGCATTGGCCGACGGGGGCGGGCCACTCCCTTTCCTGCCGCCTGCCCGGATCGGCGGCGGCCTGCGCTGGGAGCTCGCCCGTCGGTTCGTGGCCACGGACATCCGGCACGGATTCAAGCAGGATCGCGTGACGGGCGGCGTGGACGCTGCGACCGCGGCGTATACGCTGGTGAACGTGAGCGCCGGACAGCAGTGGCTCGTCGGCAACGTCCTACATCGGATGACGCTGCGCGTCGACAATCTTGCGGACGCGCGCTACTTCGACGCGGCGAGTCGGATCAAGCGCTTTGCGGCCAATCCGGGTCGGAACGTGAGTCTGATCTACCAGCTTCAGTTCTGA
- a CDS encoding HD-GYP domain-containing protein gives MPTPEDGGDDSPSHRRRIVLLVGLMLAITTLHYAIPTATHAQHQLHIAARKLYFLPVGVAAAWFGLRGSIRATAVMSTMLALHALLRWPSDTMERANQLAEFVTLWIVGAVVGLLFDRERGLLDEIAKAHAAAVTGLVAALDLREHDTGTHSLRVRAYTLLLSRRLGLDAARREAVGLGALLHDVGKIAVPDGILLKSGPLTSAEQAVMREHPAAGYRILCRVGIPAEAAECVLTHHERYDGRGYPQGLSGDAIPVGARIFAVVDAYDALTSVRPYRGAVSHAEAVSTIRAGAGTQFDPRVVAAMMDLGEAAIRRTRRQAESELPT, from the coding sequence TTGCCGACGCCGGAGGACGGAGGGGATGACTCGCCGTCGCACCGGCGGCGTATCGTCCTGTTGGTCGGACTGATGCTGGCGATCACGACGTTGCACTACGCCATCCCGACGGCAACACACGCGCAGCACCAGCTGCATATCGCGGCGCGCAAGCTCTACTTCTTGCCGGTGGGGGTCGCAGCGGCCTGGTTTGGCCTCCGGGGCTCGATCCGCGCGACCGCCGTGATGAGCACGATGCTGGCGCTGCACGCCCTGCTACGCTGGCCGTCCGACACCATGGAGCGCGCCAACCAGCTCGCCGAGTTCGTGACGTTGTGGATCGTCGGAGCCGTGGTGGGCCTCCTCTTCGACCGCGAGCGCGGGCTCCTTGACGAGATCGCGAAGGCGCATGCGGCGGCGGTCACGGGGCTGGTGGCGGCGCTCGACTTGCGCGAGCACGACACCGGGACGCACTCGCTGCGCGTCCGCGCGTACACGCTGCTCTTGTCCCGTCGGCTCGGGCTCGACGCCGCGCGGCGCGAGGCCGTTGGACTCGGTGCGCTGCTGCACGACGTGGGGAAGATTGCCGTGCCGGACGGGATCCTGCTCAAGAGCGGACCCCTGACGTCCGCTGAGCAGGCCGTCATGCGGGAGCATCCGGCCGCGGGGTATCGCATCTTGTGTCGCGTCGGCATCCCGGCGGAGGCGGCCGAGTGCGTCCTAACGCACCACGAACGATACGACGGTCGCGGCTATCCGCAGGGGCTCAGCGGCGACGCGATTCCTGTCGGCGCGCGGATCTTCGCCGTGGTCGATGCGTACGATGCCCTGACGTCGGTCCGTCCGTACCGTGGTGCCGTGTCGCACGCAGAGGCGGTCTCGACGATTCGAGCGGGTGCAGGGACACAGTTCGATCCGCGTGTCGTTGCGGCGATGATGGATCTTGGTGAAGCGGCCATTCGGCGGACTCGACGCCAGGCCGAGTCGGAACTCCCAACGTGA
- a CDS encoding PepSY domain-containing protein, translated as MIGSRTKRNVAAWHRWLGLGLTLPLLGWVVSAAVMMLVTMNAQNGLAGSYELNPHNSIDVPLSEASVSPNAMLAKLAAEHSIERVYWLRLQSRGAHLWYVVKPTPYALAMVFDARTGQRLDPLSDELLTVVAGEALVGSHVSSLTPASEYNRYYAAPRLEAVRAKLAGAQSAQLILSRDEGRTLRRLNADSERFEWWYRTFHVNQLTTHLWPWTTLLYLCAAGVMVLAALGYLLFWWRRPRGAVRASDPQQETARWSVRILHRRLGAVAGGILTIQVLVGAYLWLNLGPLEDPFRGKSSFHADWNGGFSTGRPLATAAEVLARLSNVLPNSSRPVQAIEWRVLGENDVWVVTPRLDEAPRVFDSDGAPIESLDPAEAGEIARREVIGNPSFVFVGSEPQLYMDLNRPVPTYRFRFDDPGKTDVYVATNTGQIIQRRPRIWRWFGPLLAVHMIEVTGNKSVDVVLLAAFQLLVLGMIATGLTVFLRSRPAGGA; from the coding sequence TTGATCGGCTCACGGACGAAGCGCAATGTGGCCGCGTGGCATCGCTGGCTGGGTTTGGGCCTCACGCTGCCGCTGCTCGGGTGGGTGGTATCCGCCGCCGTGATGATGCTGGTCACGATGAACGCGCAAAACGGGCTCGCGGGGAGCTACGAGCTGAACCCCCACAATTCGATCGACGTGCCTCTCAGCGAGGCCAGCGTCAGTCCGAACGCGATGCTCGCGAAGCTCGCGGCGGAGCACTCGATTGAGCGCGTGTACTGGCTGCGATTGCAGTCACGCGGCGCGCATCTCTGGTATGTCGTCAAGCCGACTCCGTACGCGCTCGCGATGGTGTTCGACGCGCGGACGGGCCAGCGACTCGATCCGCTGTCCGACGAGCTGCTCACCGTGGTCGCCGGGGAGGCGCTGGTGGGCAGCCACGTCTCCAGCTTGACCCCCGCATCGGAGTACAACCGTTACTACGCGGCACCACGCCTGGAGGCCGTCCGAGCCAAGCTGGCCGGCGCGCAGTCGGCGCAACTCATCCTCTCGCGCGACGAGGGCCGCACGCTACGGCGCTTGAACGCGGATTCGGAGCGGTTCGAATGGTGGTACCGCACGTTCCACGTGAACCAGCTGACGACGCATCTGTGGCCGTGGACGACCCTGCTTTACCTCTGCGCGGCGGGCGTGATGGTCCTCGCCGCCCTCGGGTATCTGCTGTTCTGGTGGCGTCGGCCTCGCGGCGCAGTGCGAGCGAGCGATCCGCAGCAGGAGACGGCAAGGTGGTCGGTTCGAATTCTGCATCGTCGGCTCGGTGCCGTGGCGGGTGGCATTCTGACCATTCAAGTGCTGGTGGGCGCATACCTCTGGCTCAACCTCGGCCCACTGGAAGACCCGTTCCGCGGCAAGTCCAGCTTCCACGCTGATTGGAATGGCGGGTTCTCGACCGGTCGGCCGCTTGCCACGGCCGCTGAAGTGCTGGCCCGCCTGTCCAACGTGCTTCCCAACAGTTCGCGACCGGTGCAGGCAATCGAATGGCGAGTGCTGGGAGAGAATGATGTGTGGGTGGTGACTCCGCGACTCGACGAGGCGCCTCGCGTTTTCGATTCCGACGGCGCGCCGATCGAGAGCCTCGATCCAGCCGAGGCGGGTGAGATCGCGCGGCGGGAAGTGATCGGGAACCCGTCCTTCGTCTTCGTCGGGTCGGAGCCGCAGTTATACATGGATCTCAATCGCCCCGTACCGACGTACCGATTCCGGTTCGATGATCCCGGAAAAACCGATGTCTACGTTGCCACGAACACGGGACAGATCATCCAGCGCCGTCCGCGGATCTGGCGCTGGTTCGGACCCTTGCTCGCGGTACACATGATCGAGGTCACGGGAAACAAGTCCGTGGACGTGGTGCTGCTTGCGGCCTTCCAACTCCTTGTGCTCGGCATGATTGCCACTGGACTGACCGTCTTCCTGCGCAGTCGGCCTGCGGGCGGAGCCTGA